From one Magnolia sinica isolate HGM2019 chromosome 18, MsV1, whole genome shotgun sequence genomic stretch:
- the LOC131233706 gene encoding uncharacterized protein LOC131233706, translated as MVLAVSTTAPTRGSSSLTCRGCNKVGHVVAQCKEWCAYCRRTGHGIQDCRTRAYASSSVRGRGGRGRGRGRALSATAATISSEPTVTDSTSTVSAEGLSSPLTPAMLQQIVQALSAAGMSGSGDGEGTWEG; from the exons atggtgcttgctgtgtccaccactgcACCAACACGTGGCTCCTCTTCTTTAACCTGTCgtggctgcaacaaggtgggtcatgttgtcgctcaatgcaaagaatggtgcgcttattgtcgacgaactggtcatggtattcaagactgccgtacacgtgcatatgcatcttcttccgtccgtggacgtggtggtcgtggtcgtggccgtggtcgtgctctttctgctactgctgccactatttcttccgagccgactgttactgattctacatctactgtttctgctgaaggtctttcatctccgttgactcctgcgatgctccaacaaatcgttcaggccctttctgcggccggtatgtcag gatctggcgacggggaaggtacttgggaggggtag